In Aphelocoma coerulescens isolate FSJ_1873_10779 chromosome 23, UR_Acoe_1.0, whole genome shotgun sequence, a genomic segment contains:
- the SRRM1 gene encoding serine/arginine repetitive matrix protein 1 isoform X3, giving the protein MDAGFFRGTSAEQDNRFSNKQKKLLKQLKFAECLEKKVDMSKVNLEVIKPWITKRVTEILGFEDDVVIEFIFNQLEVKNPDSKMMQINLTGFLNGKNAREFMGELWPLLLSAQENIAGIPTAFLELKKEEIKQRQIEQEKLASMKKQDEDKEKRDKEDKDNREKRDRSRSPRRRKSRSPSPRRRSSPVRRERKRSHSRSPHHRTKSRSATPAPEKKEATPEPEPSVKPKETVVQEATSNSDIPKAPKPEPPVPETKETSPERNSKKEREKEKEKTRQRSPSRSKSRSRSRSRSPSHSRPRRRHRSRSRSYSPRRRPSPRRRPSPRRRSPPRRMPPPPRHRRSRSPVRRRRRSSASLSGSSSSSSSSRSRSPPKKPPKRPVSSPPRKTRRLSPSASPPRRRHRPSPPASPPPKPRRSPTPQQSNRTRKSRGSVSPSRASAPKHKSTEKRESPSPAPKPRKAELSESEEDKGGKMAAADSVQQRRQYRRQNQQSSSDSGSSSSSEEERPKRSNVKNGEVGRRRRHSHSRSPSPSPRKRQKESSPRRRRRSPSPPPARRRRSPSPAPPPRRRRSPSPPRRRSPSPPPRRRSPSPRRYSPPIQRRYSPSPPPKRRTASPPPPPKRRASPSPQSKRRVSHSPPPKQRSSPSAKRRSPSISSKHRKGSPPSRSNRETRSPPQNKRHSPSPRPRASHPSSSPPPPRRGASASPQRRQSPSPSTRPIRRVSRTPEPKKTKASTPSPRRVSSSRSASGSPETAPKKHQGPASPARSRSPSANWSPAKKAKSPTQSPSPARNSDQEGGGKKKKKKKDKKHKKDKKHKKHKKHKKEKAAAAAAPAAVAAADTTSAQEDQEAETEPKKETESEPEDNLDDLEKHLREKALRSMRKAQVSPPS; this is encoded by the exons AACCCAGATTCCAAAATGATGCAAATCAACCTGACTGGTTTTTTGAATGGGAAAAATGCTAGGGAGTTCATGGGAGAACTGTGGCCACTGCTATTAAGTGCACAAGAAAACATTGCTGGTATTCCAACTGCATTTCTGGaactgaagaaagaagaaataaaacagcGACAg ATAGAGCAGGAGAAACTGGCTTCCATGAAGAAACAAGATGAAGACAAAGAGAAGAGAGATAAGGAAGACAAAGacaacagagagaaaagagacaGATCCAGGAGTCCAAGAAG ACGCAAGTCCCGCTCTCCGTCCCCTCGGCGGAGGTCGTCGCCGGTGCGCCGCGAGCGGAAGCGCAGCCACTCCCGCTCCCCCCACCACCGGACCAAGAGCcgcagtgccacccctgcccccgAGAAGAAAGAGGCCACTCCTGAGCCAGAACCCTCCGTGAAACCAAAGGAGACTGTTGTACAAGAGGCAACTTCAAACAG TGATATCCCAAAAGCTCCTAAACCTGAACCTCCTGTACCAGAGACTAAGGAAACTTCACCAGAACGTAATTcaaagaaggagagagagaaggagaaggagaagactCGTCAGAGATCCCCATCTCGGTCCAAGTCCAGGTCAAGATCCCGATCCCGTTCTCCATCTCATTCTCGACCCAGAAGGCGCCACAGATCACGGTCAAG GTCTTACTCCCCTAGAAGGAGACCCAGCCCCCGGCGCCGGCCGTCCCCGCGCAGGAGGAGCCCGCCCCGGAGAATGCCTCCCCCACCCAGGCACAGGAGGAGCAGATCCCCCGTGAGGCG GAGAAGACGCTCCTCGGCCTCGCTGTccggcagcagctcctcctcgtcctcgtcgcGTTCCCGCTCTCCACCAAAGAAGCCTCCCAAGAGACCCGTGTCCAGCCCCCCCCGCAAAACGCGCCGCCTGTCCCCCTCGGCCAGCCCCCCCCGGCGCCGCCACCGGCCCTcgccccccgccagccccccgcCCAAGCCCCGCCGCTCGCCCACCCCCCAGCAGTCCAACCGCACCCGGAAAAGCCGCGGCTCCGTCTCACCCAGCAGGGCTTCAG CACCCAAGCATAAGAGTACTGAGAAAAGAGAATCTCCTTCGCCGGCACCCAAACCCAGGAAAGCGGAACTGTCGGAATCAG AAGAAGACAAAGGAGGCAAAATGGCTGCAGCCGATTCTGTCCAACAGAGGCGCCAGTACAGGAGGCAAAATCAACAGTCTTCATCTG ATTCTGGTTCTTCATCTTCCTCAGAAGAGGAGAGGCCCAAGAGGTCGAACGTGAAGAACGGGGAGGTGGGCAGGCGCCGCCGCCACTCGCACTCGCGCAGCCCCTCGCCCTCGCCCCGCAAGCGGCAGAAGGAATCCTCCCCTCG caggaggaggaggagcccctCGCCGCCCCCCGCGCGCCGGCGCCGCTCCCCTTCCCcggcgcccccgccccggcgccgccgctccccgtccCCGCCTCGCCGAAG GTCTCCATCACCACCCCCTCGCAGACGTTCTCCCTCTCCACGGAGATACTCCCCCCCGATCCAGAGGCGATATTCCCCATCTCCCCCTCCTAAGAGGAGAacagcttctcctcctccccctcccaaaagaAGGGCCTCACCTTCCCCCCAGTCCAAGCGCAGAGTCTCCCACTCCCCGCCGCCAAAACAGAGGAGCTCCCCTAGTGCTAAACGGCGCTCCCCTTCCATATCTTCCAAGCACAGGAAGGGGTCTCCTCCCAGCAGATCCAACAGGGAAACACGTTCTCCACCACAAAACAAAAGGCATTCACCTTCACCACGGCCTCGAGCTTCCCACCCCTCCTCCAGTCCTCCACCGCCGCGCCGGGGAGCGTCGGCGTCGCCGCAGAGGAGGCAGTCACCCTCACCCAGCACCAGGCCCATCAGGAGGGTGTCCAGAACGCCAGAAcccaagaaaacaaa GGcttccacccccagcccccggcGCGTGTCCTCGTCCCGATCTGCGTCAGGGTCACCTGAGACAGCTCCCAAAAAACACCAAGGACCTGCATCTCCTGCTCGGTCTCGCTCTCCTTCTGCAAACTGGTCACCTGCAAAAAAGGCCAAGAGCCCAACTCAGAGCCCATCACCTGCCAGG AATTCAGATCAAGAAGGTGgtggcaagaagaagaagaaaaagaaggataAGAAGcataaaaaggataaaaagcACAAGAAACACAAAAAGCATAAGAAGGAgaaggcggcggcggctgcagcacctgctgctgtggctgcagcagacaCCACCTCAGCACAGGAAGACCAGGAAGCAGAGACAGAACCCAAAAAG GAGACAGAAAGTGAACCCGAGGACAACCTGGATGACCTAGAAAAGCACCTGCGGGAGAAGGCCCTGAGGTCCATGAGGAAGGCGCAGGTGTCCCCCCCCTCCTAG
- the SRRM1 gene encoding serine/arginine repetitive matrix protein 1 isoform X4, which yields MDAGFFRGTSAEQDNRFSNKQKKLLKQLKFAECLEKKVDMSKVNLEVIKPWITKRVTEILGFEDDVVIEFIFNQLEVKNPDSKMMQINLTGFLNGKNAREFMGELWPLLLSAQENIAGIPTAFLELKKEEIKQRQIEQEKLASMKKQDEDKEKRDKEDKDNREKRDRSRSPRRRKSRSPSPRRRSSPVRRERKRSHSRSPHHRTKSRSATPAPEKKEATPEPEPSVKPKETVVQEATSNSDIPKAPKPEPPVPETKETSPERNSKKEREKEKEKTRQRSPSRSKSRSRSRSRSPSHSRPRRRHRSRSRSYSPRRRPSPRRRPSPRRRSPPRRMPPPPRHRRSRSPVRRRRRSSASLSGSSSSSSSSRSRSPPKKPPKRPVSSPPRKTRRLSPSASPPRRRHRPSPPASPPPKPRRSPTPQQSNRTRKSRGSVSPSRASAPKHKSTEKRESPSPAPKPRKAELSESEEDKGGKMAAADSVQQRRQYRRQNQQSSSEEERPKRSNVKNGEVGRRRRHSHSRSPSPSPRKRQKESSPRRRRRSPSPPPARRRRSPSPAPPPRRRRSPSPPRRRSPSPPPRRRSPSPRRYSPPIQRRYSPSPPPKRRTASPPPPPKRRASPSPQSKRRVSHSPPPKQRSSPSAKRRSPSISSKHRKGSPPSRSNRETRSPPQNKRHSPSPRPRASHPSSSPPPPRRGASASPQRRQSPSPSTRPIRRVSRTPEPKKTKASTPSPRRVSSSRSASGSPETAPKKHQGPASPARSRSPSANWSPAKKAKSPTQSPSPARNSDQEGGGKKKKKKKDKKHKKDKKHKKHKKHKKEKAAAAAAPAAVAAADTTSAQEDQEAETEPKKETESEPEDNLDDLEKHLREKALRSMRKAQGSFHDQQSQKTKK from the exons AACCCAGATTCCAAAATGATGCAAATCAACCTGACTGGTTTTTTGAATGGGAAAAATGCTAGGGAGTTCATGGGAGAACTGTGGCCACTGCTATTAAGTGCACAAGAAAACATTGCTGGTATTCCAACTGCATTTCTGGaactgaagaaagaagaaataaaacagcGACAg ATAGAGCAGGAGAAACTGGCTTCCATGAAGAAACAAGATGAAGACAAAGAGAAGAGAGATAAGGAAGACAAAGacaacagagagaaaagagacaGATCCAGGAGTCCAAGAAG ACGCAAGTCCCGCTCTCCGTCCCCTCGGCGGAGGTCGTCGCCGGTGCGCCGCGAGCGGAAGCGCAGCCACTCCCGCTCCCCCCACCACCGGACCAAGAGCcgcagtgccacccctgcccccgAGAAGAAAGAGGCCACTCCTGAGCCAGAACCCTCCGTGAAACCAAAGGAGACTGTTGTACAAGAGGCAACTTCAAACAG TGATATCCCAAAAGCTCCTAAACCTGAACCTCCTGTACCAGAGACTAAGGAAACTTCACCAGAACGTAATTcaaagaaggagagagagaaggagaaggagaagactCGTCAGAGATCCCCATCTCGGTCCAAGTCCAGGTCAAGATCCCGATCCCGTTCTCCATCTCATTCTCGACCCAGAAGGCGCCACAGATCACGGTCAAG GTCTTACTCCCCTAGAAGGAGACCCAGCCCCCGGCGCCGGCCGTCCCCGCGCAGGAGGAGCCCGCCCCGGAGAATGCCTCCCCCACCCAGGCACAGGAGGAGCAGATCCCCCGTGAGGCG GAGAAGACGCTCCTCGGCCTCGCTGTccggcagcagctcctcctcgtcctcgtcgcGTTCCCGCTCTCCACCAAAGAAGCCTCCCAAGAGACCCGTGTCCAGCCCCCCCCGCAAAACGCGCCGCCTGTCCCCCTCGGCCAGCCCCCCCCGGCGCCGCCACCGGCCCTcgccccccgccagccccccgcCCAAGCCCCGCCGCTCGCCCACCCCCCAGCAGTCCAACCGCACCCGGAAAAGCCGCGGCTCCGTCTCACCCAGCAGGGCTTCAG CACCCAAGCATAAGAGTACTGAGAAAAGAGAATCTCCTTCGCCGGCACCCAAACCCAGGAAAGCGGAACTGTCGGAATCAG AAGAAGACAAAGGAGGCAAAATGGCTGCAGCCGATTCTGTCCAACAGAGGCGCCAGTACAGGAGGCAAAATCAACAGTCTTCATCTG AAGAGGAGAGGCCCAAGAGGTCGAACGTGAAGAACGGGGAGGTGGGCAGGCGCCGCCGCCACTCGCACTCGCGCAGCCCCTCGCCCTCGCCCCGCAAGCGGCAGAAGGAATCCTCCCCTCG caggaggaggaggagcccctCGCCGCCCCCCGCGCGCCGGCGCCGCTCCCCTTCCCcggcgcccccgccccggcgccgccgctccccgtccCCGCCTCGCCGAAG GTCTCCATCACCACCCCCTCGCAGACGTTCTCCCTCTCCACGGAGATACTCCCCCCCGATCCAGAGGCGATATTCCCCATCTCCCCCTCCTAAGAGGAGAacagcttctcctcctccccctcccaaaagaAGGGCCTCACCTTCCCCCCAGTCCAAGCGCAGAGTCTCCCACTCCCCGCCGCCAAAACAGAGGAGCTCCCCTAGTGCTAAACGGCGCTCCCCTTCCATATCTTCCAAGCACAGGAAGGGGTCTCCTCCCAGCAGATCCAACAGGGAAACACGTTCTCCACCACAAAACAAAAGGCATTCACCTTCACCACGGCCTCGAGCTTCCCACCCCTCCTCCAGTCCTCCACCGCCGCGCCGGGGAGCGTCGGCGTCGCCGCAGAGGAGGCAGTCACCCTCACCCAGCACCAGGCCCATCAGGAGGGTGTCCAGAACGCCAGAAcccaagaaaacaaa GGcttccacccccagcccccggcGCGTGTCCTCGTCCCGATCTGCGTCAGGGTCACCTGAGACAGCTCCCAAAAAACACCAAGGACCTGCATCTCCTGCTCGGTCTCGCTCTCCTTCTGCAAACTGGTCACCTGCAAAAAAGGCCAAGAGCCCAACTCAGAGCCCATCACCTGCCAGG AATTCAGATCAAGAAGGTGgtggcaagaagaagaagaaaaagaaggataAGAAGcataaaaaggataaaaagcACAAGAAACACAAAAAGCATAAGAAGGAgaaggcggcggcggctgcagcacctgctgctgtggctgcagcagacaCCACCTCAGCACAGGAAGACCAGGAAGCAGAGACAGAACCCAAAAAG GAGACAGAAAGTGAACCCGAGGACAACCTGGATGACCTAGAAAAGCACCTGCGGGAGAAGGCCCTGAGGTCCATGAGGAAGGCGCAG ggcAGTTTCCATGATCAGCAGtcccagaaaacaaaaaagtaa
- the SRRM1 gene encoding serine/arginine repetitive matrix protein 1 isoform X1, with product MDAGFFRGTSAEQDNRFSNKQKKLLKQLKFAECLEKKVDMSKVNLEVIKPWITKRVTEILGFEDDVVIEFIFNQLEVKNPDSKMMQINLTGFLNGKNAREFMGELWPLLLSAQENIAGIPTAFLELKKEEIKQRQIEQEKLASMKKQDEDKEKRDKEDKDNREKRDRSRSPRRRKSRSPSPRRRSSPVRRERKRSHSRSPHHRTKSRSATPAPEKKEATPEPEPSVKPKETVVQEATSNSDIPKAPKPEPPVPETKETSPERNSKKEREKEKEKTRQRSPSRSKSRSRSRSRSPSHSRPRRRHRSRSRSYSPRRRPSPRRRPSPRRRSPPRRMPPPPRHRRSRSPVRRRRRSSASLSGSSSSSSSSRSRSPPKKPPKRPVSSPPRKTRRLSPSASPPRRRHRPSPPASPPPKPRRSPTPQQSNRTRKSRGSVSPSRASAPKHKSTEKRESPSPAPKPRKAELSESEEDKGGKMAAADSVQQRRQYRRQNQQSSSDSGSSSSSEEERPKRSNVKNGEVGRRRRHSHSRSPSPSPRKRQKESSPRRRRRSPSPPPARRRRSPSPAPPPRRRRSPSPPRRRSPSPPPRRRSPSPRRYSPPIQRRYSPSPPPKRRTASPPPPPKRRASPSPQSKRRVSHSPPPKQRSSPSAKRRSPSISSKHRKGSPPSRSNRETRSPPQNKRHSPSPRPRASHPSSSPPPPRRGASASPQRRQSPSPSTRPIRRVSRTPEPKKTKASTPSPRRVSSSRSASGSPETAPKKHQGPASPARSRSPSANWSPAKKAKSPTQSPSPARNSDQEGGGKKKKKKKDKKHKKDKKHKKHKKHKKEKAAAAAAPAAVAAADTTSAQEDQEAETEPKKETESEPEDNLDDLEKHLREKALRSMRKAQGSFHDQQSQKTKK from the exons AACCCAGATTCCAAAATGATGCAAATCAACCTGACTGGTTTTTTGAATGGGAAAAATGCTAGGGAGTTCATGGGAGAACTGTGGCCACTGCTATTAAGTGCACAAGAAAACATTGCTGGTATTCCAACTGCATTTCTGGaactgaagaaagaagaaataaaacagcGACAg ATAGAGCAGGAGAAACTGGCTTCCATGAAGAAACAAGATGAAGACAAAGAGAAGAGAGATAAGGAAGACAAAGacaacagagagaaaagagacaGATCCAGGAGTCCAAGAAG ACGCAAGTCCCGCTCTCCGTCCCCTCGGCGGAGGTCGTCGCCGGTGCGCCGCGAGCGGAAGCGCAGCCACTCCCGCTCCCCCCACCACCGGACCAAGAGCcgcagtgccacccctgcccccgAGAAGAAAGAGGCCACTCCTGAGCCAGAACCCTCCGTGAAACCAAAGGAGACTGTTGTACAAGAGGCAACTTCAAACAG TGATATCCCAAAAGCTCCTAAACCTGAACCTCCTGTACCAGAGACTAAGGAAACTTCACCAGAACGTAATTcaaagaaggagagagagaaggagaaggagaagactCGTCAGAGATCCCCATCTCGGTCCAAGTCCAGGTCAAGATCCCGATCCCGTTCTCCATCTCATTCTCGACCCAGAAGGCGCCACAGATCACGGTCAAG GTCTTACTCCCCTAGAAGGAGACCCAGCCCCCGGCGCCGGCCGTCCCCGCGCAGGAGGAGCCCGCCCCGGAGAATGCCTCCCCCACCCAGGCACAGGAGGAGCAGATCCCCCGTGAGGCG GAGAAGACGCTCCTCGGCCTCGCTGTccggcagcagctcctcctcgtcctcgtcgcGTTCCCGCTCTCCACCAAAGAAGCCTCCCAAGAGACCCGTGTCCAGCCCCCCCCGCAAAACGCGCCGCCTGTCCCCCTCGGCCAGCCCCCCCCGGCGCCGCCACCGGCCCTcgccccccgccagccccccgcCCAAGCCCCGCCGCTCGCCCACCCCCCAGCAGTCCAACCGCACCCGGAAAAGCCGCGGCTCCGTCTCACCCAGCAGGGCTTCAG CACCCAAGCATAAGAGTACTGAGAAAAGAGAATCTCCTTCGCCGGCACCCAAACCCAGGAAAGCGGAACTGTCGGAATCAG AAGAAGACAAAGGAGGCAAAATGGCTGCAGCCGATTCTGTCCAACAGAGGCGCCAGTACAGGAGGCAAAATCAACAGTCTTCATCTG ATTCTGGTTCTTCATCTTCCTCAGAAGAGGAGAGGCCCAAGAGGTCGAACGTGAAGAACGGGGAGGTGGGCAGGCGCCGCCGCCACTCGCACTCGCGCAGCCCCTCGCCCTCGCCCCGCAAGCGGCAGAAGGAATCCTCCCCTCG caggaggaggaggagcccctCGCCGCCCCCCGCGCGCCGGCGCCGCTCCCCTTCCCcggcgcccccgccccggcgccgccgctccccgtccCCGCCTCGCCGAAG GTCTCCATCACCACCCCCTCGCAGACGTTCTCCCTCTCCACGGAGATACTCCCCCCCGATCCAGAGGCGATATTCCCCATCTCCCCCTCCTAAGAGGAGAacagcttctcctcctccccctcccaaaagaAGGGCCTCACCTTCCCCCCAGTCCAAGCGCAGAGTCTCCCACTCCCCGCCGCCAAAACAGAGGAGCTCCCCTAGTGCTAAACGGCGCTCCCCTTCCATATCTTCCAAGCACAGGAAGGGGTCTCCTCCCAGCAGATCCAACAGGGAAACACGTTCTCCACCACAAAACAAAAGGCATTCACCTTCACCACGGCCTCGAGCTTCCCACCCCTCCTCCAGTCCTCCACCGCCGCGCCGGGGAGCGTCGGCGTCGCCGCAGAGGAGGCAGTCACCCTCACCCAGCACCAGGCCCATCAGGAGGGTGTCCAGAACGCCAGAAcccaagaaaacaaa GGcttccacccccagcccccggcGCGTGTCCTCGTCCCGATCTGCGTCAGGGTCACCTGAGACAGCTCCCAAAAAACACCAAGGACCTGCATCTCCTGCTCGGTCTCGCTCTCCTTCTGCAAACTGGTCACCTGCAAAAAAGGCCAAGAGCCCAACTCAGAGCCCATCACCTGCCAGG AATTCAGATCAAGAAGGTGgtggcaagaagaagaagaaaaagaaggataAGAAGcataaaaaggataaaaagcACAAGAAACACAAAAAGCATAAGAAGGAgaaggcggcggcggctgcagcacctgctgctgtggctgcagcagacaCCACCTCAGCACAGGAAGACCAGGAAGCAGAGACAGAACCCAAAAAG GAGACAGAAAGTGAACCCGAGGACAACCTGGATGACCTAGAAAAGCACCTGCGGGAGAAGGCCCTGAGGTCCATGAGGAAGGCGCAG ggcAGTTTCCATGATCAGCAGtcccagaaaacaaaaaagtaa
- the SRRM1 gene encoding serine/arginine repetitive matrix protein 1 isoform X6 — protein MDAGFFRGTSAEQDNRFSNKQKKLLKQLKFAECLEKKVDMSKVNLEVIKPWITKRVTEILGFEDDVVIEFIFNQLEVKNPDSKMMQINLTGFLNGKNAREFMGELWPLLLSAQENIAGIPTAFLELKKEEIKQRQIEQEKLASMKKQDEDKEKRDKEDKDNREKRDRSRSPRRRKSRSPSPRRRSSPVRRERKRSHSRSPHHRTKSRSATPAPEKKEATPEPEPSVKPKETVVQEATSNSDIPKAPKPEPPVPETKETSPERNSKKEREKEKEKTRQRSPSRSKSRSRSRSRSPSHSRPRRRHRSRSRRPSPRRRPSPRRRSPPRRMPPPPRHRRSRSPVRRRRRSSASLSGSSSSSSSSRSRSPPKKPPKRPVSSPPRKTRRLSPSASPPRRRHRPSPPASPPPKPRRSPTPQQSNRTRKSRGSVSPSRASAPKHKSTEKRESPSPAPKPRKAELSESEEDKGGKMAAADSVQQRRQYRRQNQQSSSDSGSSSSSEEERPKRSNVKNGEVGRRRRHSHSRSPSPSPRKRQKESSPRRRRRSPSPPPARRRRSPSPAPPPRRRRSPSPPRRRSPSPPPRRRSPSPRRYSPPIQRRYSPSPPPKRRTASPPPPPKRRASPSPQSKRRVSHSPPPKQRSSPSAKRRSPSISSKHRKGSPPSRSNRETRSPPQNKRHSPSPRPRASHPSSSPPPPRRGASASPQRRQSPSPSTRPIRRVSRTPEPKKTKASTPSPRRVSSSRSASGSPETAPKKHQGPASPARSRSPSANWSPAKKAKSPTQSPSPARNSDQEGGGKKKKKKKDKKHKKDKKHKKHKKHKKEKAAAAAAPAAVAAADTTSAQEDQEAETEPKKETESEPEDNLDDLEKHLREKALRSMRKAQVSPPS, from the exons AACCCAGATTCCAAAATGATGCAAATCAACCTGACTGGTTTTTTGAATGGGAAAAATGCTAGGGAGTTCATGGGAGAACTGTGGCCACTGCTATTAAGTGCACAAGAAAACATTGCTGGTATTCCAACTGCATTTCTGGaactgaagaaagaagaaataaaacagcGACAg ATAGAGCAGGAGAAACTGGCTTCCATGAAGAAACAAGATGAAGACAAAGAGAAGAGAGATAAGGAAGACAAAGacaacagagagaaaagagacaGATCCAGGAGTCCAAGAAG ACGCAAGTCCCGCTCTCCGTCCCCTCGGCGGAGGTCGTCGCCGGTGCGCCGCGAGCGGAAGCGCAGCCACTCCCGCTCCCCCCACCACCGGACCAAGAGCcgcagtgccacccctgcccccgAGAAGAAAGAGGCCACTCCTGAGCCAGAACCCTCCGTGAAACCAAAGGAGACTGTTGTACAAGAGGCAACTTCAAACAG TGATATCCCAAAAGCTCCTAAACCTGAACCTCCTGTACCAGAGACTAAGGAAACTTCACCAGAACGTAATTcaaagaaggagagagagaaggagaaggagaagactCGTCAGAGATCCCCATCTCGGTCCAAGTCCAGGTCAAGATCCCGATCCCGTTCTCCATCTCATTCTCGACCCAGAAGGCGCCACAGATCACGGTCAAG GAGACCCAGCCCCCGGCGCCGGCCGTCCCCGCGCAGGAGGAGCCCGCCCCGGAGAATGCCTCCCCCACCCAGGCACAGGAGGAGCAGATCCCCCGTGAGGCG GAGAAGACGCTCCTCGGCCTCGCTGTccggcagcagctcctcctcgtcctcgtcgcGTTCCCGCTCTCCACCAAAGAAGCCTCCCAAGAGACCCGTGTCCAGCCCCCCCCGCAAAACGCGCCGCCTGTCCCCCTCGGCCAGCCCCCCCCGGCGCCGCCACCGGCCCTcgccccccgccagccccccgcCCAAGCCCCGCCGCTCGCCCACCCCCCAGCAGTCCAACCGCACCCGGAAAAGCCGCGGCTCCGTCTCACCCAGCAGGGCTTCAG CACCCAAGCATAAGAGTACTGAGAAAAGAGAATCTCCTTCGCCGGCACCCAAACCCAGGAAAGCGGAACTGTCGGAATCAG AAGAAGACAAAGGAGGCAAAATGGCTGCAGCCGATTCTGTCCAACAGAGGCGCCAGTACAGGAGGCAAAATCAACAGTCTTCATCTG ATTCTGGTTCTTCATCTTCCTCAGAAGAGGAGAGGCCCAAGAGGTCGAACGTGAAGAACGGGGAGGTGGGCAGGCGCCGCCGCCACTCGCACTCGCGCAGCCCCTCGCCCTCGCCCCGCAAGCGGCAGAAGGAATCCTCCCCTCG caggaggaggaggagcccctCGCCGCCCCCCGCGCGCCGGCGCCGCTCCCCTTCCCcggcgcccccgccccggcgccgccgctccccgtccCCGCCTCGCCGAAG GTCTCCATCACCACCCCCTCGCAGACGTTCTCCCTCTCCACGGAGATACTCCCCCCCGATCCAGAGGCGATATTCCCCATCTCCCCCTCCTAAGAGGAGAacagcttctcctcctccccctcccaaaagaAGGGCCTCACCTTCCCCCCAGTCCAAGCGCAGAGTCTCCCACTCCCCGCCGCCAAAACAGAGGAGCTCCCCTAGTGCTAAACGGCGCTCCCCTTCCATATCTTCCAAGCACAGGAAGGGGTCTCCTCCCAGCAGATCCAACAGGGAAACACGTTCTCCACCACAAAACAAAAGGCATTCACCTTCACCACGGCCTCGAGCTTCCCACCCCTCCTCCAGTCCTCCACCGCCGCGCCGGGGAGCGTCGGCGTCGCCGCAGAGGAGGCAGTCACCCTCACCCAGCACCAGGCCCATCAGGAGGGTGTCCAGAACGCCAGAAcccaagaaaacaaa GGcttccacccccagcccccggcGCGTGTCCTCGTCCCGATCTGCGTCAGGGTCACCTGAGACAGCTCCCAAAAAACACCAAGGACCTGCATCTCCTGCTCGGTCTCGCTCTCCTTCTGCAAACTGGTCACCTGCAAAAAAGGCCAAGAGCCCAACTCAGAGCCCATCACCTGCCAGG AATTCAGATCAAGAAGGTGgtggcaagaagaagaagaaaaagaaggataAGAAGcataaaaaggataaaaagcACAAGAAACACAAAAAGCATAAGAAGGAgaaggcggcggcggctgcagcacctgctgctgtggctgcagcagacaCCACCTCAGCACAGGAAGACCAGGAAGCAGAGACAGAACCCAAAAAG GAGACAGAAAGTGAACCCGAGGACAACCTGGATGACCTAGAAAAGCACCTGCGGGAGAAGGCCCTGAGGTCCATGAGGAAGGCGCAGGTGTCCCCCCCCTCCTAG